Proteins from a genomic interval of Sparus aurata chromosome 21, fSpaAur1.1, whole genome shotgun sequence:
- the rc3h1b gene encoding roquin-1 isoform X1: MPVQAPQWTEFLLCPICTQTFEETVRRPISLGCGHTVCKMCLNKLHRKACPFDQTAISTDIEQLPVNTALLQLVGGQVPKAQPVALITSPEDSQHYEEARQCVEELALYLKPLSNTRGVGLSSTAQSMLSRPMQRKLVTLVHCQLVEEEGRVRAMRAARSLGERTVTELILQHQNPQQLSSNLWAAVRARGCQFLGPAMQEEALKLVLLALEDGSALSRKVLVLFVVQRLEPRFPQASKTSIGHVVQLLYRASCFKVTKRDEDSSLMQLKEEFRTYEALRREHDSQIVQIAMEGGLRIAPDQWSSLLYGDQSHKSHMQSIIDKLQTPASFAQSVQELTIALQRTGDPANLNRLRPHLELLANIDPSPDAPPPTWEQLEKGLVAVKTVVHGLVDFIQNHSKKGADPQQPPQHSKYKTYMCRDMKQKGGCPRGASCTFAHSQEELEKYRKMNKRLAARLPGSGGLMPDDGLPLDVAVTRKPSPLTNGAPSLPQLIARGTDAVPYELLRKPMKMDGGSPSAPGSPPDPMDQMPKPGMPPHAMAHPRMPADHLSGVKHMPVVARGSPVYPQPQLSEMCYDARPPPSASQYEPPQYSTGYPYQQPQYVPRDYMRNPPPPSDSGPPYQDPYPGYGPPERPYQAPHAGPPFSYPHPPHHDRGRHGTYSGPPPPPQAYQSQRDGLVRMSPAPLDVPPPSAAQANSLYHQEPSARDRYPPDGYYPQGAQPPPMRTYVRGPSYGGSQPSLDYLHRRRQELLSQLEERKVISPPPFAASPTLSHSFPSDYPPEYGEESSKTMMKCREPDYAGQYSPWSCETIGSYIGTKDAKPKDVMVPGTMEMMNVEAKDLREPSLEAPRRGTEVKDDDPIIPFGPQPTVSRFGAISRTSKTGYQTTCPVQAMASTPQNPNSKHMAMPGMRSQQEYTYGGHVGWGGASYPSHQAASASQGHLSERLPMAAPDREQLKIELQQVNQQINQQTQMRSIEAASNSLLLQREASSLAGQPVQSSQSQAAAVAQQQQQAKWPAGGANTVAVSSEQLSLELHQVEREIGKRTREMALENQVAHDVQQYKMKPAENGQPEHKTQLEEISLALGEVSNGSSSLQESAVGGSMLSLTNKTSALNMCSDPGATGSEMQKNGVVHSCS, from the exons ATGCCAGTCCAAGCACCACAATGGACCGAGTTCCTGCTGTGCCCGATCTGCACACAGACATTTGAGGAGACTGTCCGCAGGCCCATCAGCTTGGGCTGTGGACACACGGTCTGCAAGATGTGCCTGAACAAGTTGCACCGTAAGGCCTGTCCGTTTGACCAGACAGCCATCAGCACAGACATCGAGCAGCTACCTGTCAACACGGCCCTGTTGCAGCTGGTGGGAGGCCAG GTTCCGAAGGCTCAGCCAGTTGCCTTGATTACCAGTCCAGAGGACTCGCAGCATTATGAGGAGGCCAGGCAGTGTGTGGAGGAGCTGGCCCTCTACCTCAAACCTCTCAGCAACACCagag GTGTGGGTCTGAGCAGCACAGCCCAGAGCATGCTAAGTCGGCCCATGCAGAGGAAACTGGTAACGCTGGTCCACTGccagctggtggaggaggagggccgtgTTAGAGCCATGAGAGCTGCCCGCTCTCTAGGCGAGCGAACTGTCACCGAGCTCATCTTGCAGCACCAGAATCCACAGCAGCTCTCCTCCAATCTGTGGGCTGCTGTCCGTGCACGAGGATGTCAGTTTCTCGGGCCGG CCATGCAGGAGGAAGCTCTAAAGTTGGTCCTTCTAGCTCTAGAGGATGGTTCTGCTCTATCCAGGAAGGTGTTGGTTCTCTTTGTAGTCCAGAGGCTTGAGCCTCGCTTCCCACAGGCCTCTAAAACTAGTATAGGCCATGTGGTGCAACTCCTCTACAGGGCCTCCTGCTTCAAG GTTACCAAACGCGATGAGGACTCATCCCTGATGCAGCTTAAAGAGGAGTTCCGAACCTACGAGGCTCTGCGGCGCGAGCATGACTCTCAGATAGTTCAGATTGCCATGGAGGGTGGGCTGCGCATCGCACCTGACCAGTGGTCCTCTCTGTTATATGGAGATCAATCTCACAAGTCACACATGCAGTCTATCATAGATAAG CTGCAGACCCCAGCGTCTTTCGCTCAGAGTGTTCAGGAGCTGACGATTGCGCTGCAGAGGACCGGAGACCCAGCCAACCTCAACAGGCTGCGGCCTCACCTGGAGCTGCTGGCAAACATTGATCCAAGTCCTG ATGCTCCCCCTCCTACATGGGAGCAGCTGGAGAAAGGGCTGGTTGCAGTGAAAACAGTGGTGCATGGCCTGGTGGACTTCATTCAGAACCACAGCAAGAAAGGAGCTGACCCTCAACAG CCTCCTCAACACAGCAAGTACAAGACATATATGTGTCGTGACATGAAGCAGAAGGGAGGCTGTCCTCGCGGAGCCAGCTGCACCTTTGCTCACTCTCAGGAAGAACTGGAGAA GTATCGTAAGATGAATAAGCGCCTGGCAGCTCGTCTCCCCGGCTCAGGAGGGCTCATGCCAGATGACGGCCTTCCTCTCGATGTAGCAGTGACCAGGAAGCCTTCGCCCCTCACCAATGGCGCACCTTCTTTGCCCCAGCTGATTGCCCGTGGCACCGACGCAGTCCCATATGAGCTGTTGCGTAAACCCATGAAGATGGACGGAGGGAGTCCCAGTGCCCCAGGATCACCACCTGATCC CATGGACCAGATGCCCAAACCCGGTATGCCACCTCATGCCATGGCCCACCCAAGGATGCCAGCGGACCACCTCTCCGGAGTAAAGCACATGCCGGTGGTAGCCAGAGGTTCACCAGTGTACCCCCAGCCACAGCTCTCTGAGATGTGCTATGACGCTCGCCCACCACCATCTGCTTCTCAGTATGAACCCCCACAATACTCCACAG GGTATCCCTACCAGCAGCCACAGTATGTTCCTCGGGATTACATGCGTAATCCTCCTCCACCCAGTGATTCAGGGCCTCCTTACCAGGACCCCTACCCGGGCTATGGCCCTCCAGAGCGCCCATACCAGGCCCCTCACGCTGGTCCACCCTTCTCTTACCCACATCCTCCACACCATGACCGGGGTCGCCATGGGACCTACTCTGGCCCACCACCCCCTCCACAGGCTTACCAATCTCAGAGGGATGGCCTGGTCAGAATGAGCCCTGCCCCTCTGGATGTCCCCCCACCATCAGCAGCACAGGCCAATTCACTTTACCACCAGGAGCCCAGTGCACGGGATAGATACCCTCCAGATGGCTACTATCCACAAGGTGCCCAGCCTCCACCCATGAGGACCTATGTCAGG ggaCCATCATATGGTGGGTCGCAGCCCAGCCTTGACTACCTGCACCGTCGTCGCCAGGAGCTTTTATCACAGCTGGAGGAAAGGAAGGTCATCTCCCCTCCACCATTTGCTGCCTCCCCCACTCTTTCCCATTCCTTCCCCAGCGACTATCCTCCAGAG TACGGGGAGGAGAGCTCCAAAACCATGATGAAATGCAGAGAGCCTGACTACGCAGGGCAATACTCCCCCTGGTCTTGTGAAACCATTGGCTCCTACATTGGCACAAAGGACGCCAAACCCAAAGATGTTATGGTTCCTGGCACCATGGAGATGATG AATGTGGAAGCTAAGGATCTGAGAGAACCATCGCTGGAGGCCCCTAGGAGGGGTACAGAAGTCAAGGATGATGACCCGATTATCCCGTTTGGCCCCCAGCCCACTGTATCACGCTTCGGTGCCATTTCCCGCACCTCAAAGACTGGCTACCAGACCACCTGCCCTGTGCAGGCTATGGCCTCCACTCCCCAGAACCCAAACTCTAAACACATGGCTATGCCAGGTATGagatcacaacaag AATACACATACGGAGGTCATGTAGGATGGGGTGGAGCTTCATACCCCTCCCACCAGGCTGCCTCTGCCTCTCAGGGACACTTAAGTGAGCG CCTACCTATGGCAGCTCCAGACAGAGAACAGTTAAAGATTGAGCTGCAGCAGGTCAACCAGCAGATCAACCAACAGACCCAGATGCGAAGCATTGAG GCTGCCAGtaactctctgctgctgcagagggaggCCAGCTCGTTGGCAGGACAGCCTGTGCAGTCCAGTCAGAGCCAGGCGGCAGCAGtagcccagcagcagcagcaggccaaatggccagcagggggagcaAACACAGTAGCTGTATCCAGTGAACAGCTAAGCCTGGAGCTCCaccaggtggagagagagattgGCAAGAGGACCCGAGAGATGGCTTTG GAAAACCAAGTAGCCCATGATGTTCAGCAGTACAAGATGAAACCTGCAGAGAACGGACAACCAGAGCACAAGACACAGCTGGAAGAAATCTCGCTGGCTCTTGG CGAGGTGTCAAACGGCTCCAGCAGTCTGCAAGAAAGTGCAGTGGGCGGGTCCATGCTGTCACTGACCAATAAGACGTCTGCGTTGAACATGTGCTCTGACCCTGGTGCCACTGGTTCAGAGATGCAGAAGAATGGCGTCGTCCATTCCTGCTCTTAg
- the rc3h1b gene encoding roquin-1 isoform X2 has translation MPVQAPQWTEFLLCPICTQTFEETVRRPISLGCGHTVCKMCLNKLHRKACPFDQTAISTDIEQLPVNTALLQLVGGQVPKAQPVALITSPEDSQHYEEARQCVEELALYLKPLSNTRGVGLSSTAQSMLSRPMQRKLVTLVHCQLVEEEGRVRAMRAARSLGERTVTELILQHQNPQQLSSNLWAAVRARGCQFLGPAMQEEALKLVLLALEDGSALSRKVLVLFVVQRLEPRFPQASKTSIGHVVQLLYRASCFKVTKRDEDSSLMQLKEEFRTYEALRREHDSQIVQIAMEGGLRIAPDQWSSLLYGDQSHKSHMQSIIDKLQTPASFAQSVQELTIALQRTGDPANLNRLRPHLELLANIDPSPDAPPPTWEQLEKGLVAVKTVVHGLVDFIQNHSKKGADPQQPPQHSKYKTYMCRDMKQKGGCPRGASCTFAHSQEELEKYRKMNKRLAARLPGSGGLMPDDGLPLDVAVTRKPSPLTNGAPSLPQLIARGTDAVPYELLRKPMKMDGGSPSAPGSPPDPMDQMPKPGMPPHAMAHPRMPADHLSGVKHMPVVARGSPVYPQPQLSEMCYDARPPPSASQYEPPQYSTGYPYQQPQYVPRDYMRNPPPPSDSGPPYQDPYPGYGPPERPYQAPHAGPPFSYPHPPHHDRGRHGTYSGPPPPPQAYQSQRDGLVRMSPAPLDVPPPSAAQANSLYHQEPSARDRYPPDGYYPQGAQPPPMRTYVRGPSYGGSQPSLDYLHRRRQELLSQLEERKVISPPPFAASPTLSHSFPSDYPPEYGEESSKTMMKCREPDYAGQYSPWSCETIGSYIGTKDAKPKDVMVPGTMEMMNVEAKDLREPSLEAPRRGTEVKDDDPIIPFGPQPTVSRFGAISRTSKTGYQTTCPVQAMASTPQNPNSKHMAMPEYTYGGHVGWGGASYPSHQAASASQGHLSERLPMAAPDREQLKIELQQVNQQINQQTQMRSIEAASNSLLLQREASSLAGQPVQSSQSQAAAVAQQQQQAKWPAGGANTVAVSSEQLSLELHQVEREIGKRTREMALENQVAHDVQQYKMKPAENGQPEHKTQLEEISLALGEVSNGSSSLQESAVGGSMLSLTNKTSALNMCSDPGATGSEMQKNGVVHSCS, from the exons ATGCCAGTCCAAGCACCACAATGGACCGAGTTCCTGCTGTGCCCGATCTGCACACAGACATTTGAGGAGACTGTCCGCAGGCCCATCAGCTTGGGCTGTGGACACACGGTCTGCAAGATGTGCCTGAACAAGTTGCACCGTAAGGCCTGTCCGTTTGACCAGACAGCCATCAGCACAGACATCGAGCAGCTACCTGTCAACACGGCCCTGTTGCAGCTGGTGGGAGGCCAG GTTCCGAAGGCTCAGCCAGTTGCCTTGATTACCAGTCCAGAGGACTCGCAGCATTATGAGGAGGCCAGGCAGTGTGTGGAGGAGCTGGCCCTCTACCTCAAACCTCTCAGCAACACCagag GTGTGGGTCTGAGCAGCACAGCCCAGAGCATGCTAAGTCGGCCCATGCAGAGGAAACTGGTAACGCTGGTCCACTGccagctggtggaggaggagggccgtgTTAGAGCCATGAGAGCTGCCCGCTCTCTAGGCGAGCGAACTGTCACCGAGCTCATCTTGCAGCACCAGAATCCACAGCAGCTCTCCTCCAATCTGTGGGCTGCTGTCCGTGCACGAGGATGTCAGTTTCTCGGGCCGG CCATGCAGGAGGAAGCTCTAAAGTTGGTCCTTCTAGCTCTAGAGGATGGTTCTGCTCTATCCAGGAAGGTGTTGGTTCTCTTTGTAGTCCAGAGGCTTGAGCCTCGCTTCCCACAGGCCTCTAAAACTAGTATAGGCCATGTGGTGCAACTCCTCTACAGGGCCTCCTGCTTCAAG GTTACCAAACGCGATGAGGACTCATCCCTGATGCAGCTTAAAGAGGAGTTCCGAACCTACGAGGCTCTGCGGCGCGAGCATGACTCTCAGATAGTTCAGATTGCCATGGAGGGTGGGCTGCGCATCGCACCTGACCAGTGGTCCTCTCTGTTATATGGAGATCAATCTCACAAGTCACACATGCAGTCTATCATAGATAAG CTGCAGACCCCAGCGTCTTTCGCTCAGAGTGTTCAGGAGCTGACGATTGCGCTGCAGAGGACCGGAGACCCAGCCAACCTCAACAGGCTGCGGCCTCACCTGGAGCTGCTGGCAAACATTGATCCAAGTCCTG ATGCTCCCCCTCCTACATGGGAGCAGCTGGAGAAAGGGCTGGTTGCAGTGAAAACAGTGGTGCATGGCCTGGTGGACTTCATTCAGAACCACAGCAAGAAAGGAGCTGACCCTCAACAG CCTCCTCAACACAGCAAGTACAAGACATATATGTGTCGTGACATGAAGCAGAAGGGAGGCTGTCCTCGCGGAGCCAGCTGCACCTTTGCTCACTCTCAGGAAGAACTGGAGAA GTATCGTAAGATGAATAAGCGCCTGGCAGCTCGTCTCCCCGGCTCAGGAGGGCTCATGCCAGATGACGGCCTTCCTCTCGATGTAGCAGTGACCAGGAAGCCTTCGCCCCTCACCAATGGCGCACCTTCTTTGCCCCAGCTGATTGCCCGTGGCACCGACGCAGTCCCATATGAGCTGTTGCGTAAACCCATGAAGATGGACGGAGGGAGTCCCAGTGCCCCAGGATCACCACCTGATCC CATGGACCAGATGCCCAAACCCGGTATGCCACCTCATGCCATGGCCCACCCAAGGATGCCAGCGGACCACCTCTCCGGAGTAAAGCACATGCCGGTGGTAGCCAGAGGTTCACCAGTGTACCCCCAGCCACAGCTCTCTGAGATGTGCTATGACGCTCGCCCACCACCATCTGCTTCTCAGTATGAACCCCCACAATACTCCACAG GGTATCCCTACCAGCAGCCACAGTATGTTCCTCGGGATTACATGCGTAATCCTCCTCCACCCAGTGATTCAGGGCCTCCTTACCAGGACCCCTACCCGGGCTATGGCCCTCCAGAGCGCCCATACCAGGCCCCTCACGCTGGTCCACCCTTCTCTTACCCACATCCTCCACACCATGACCGGGGTCGCCATGGGACCTACTCTGGCCCACCACCCCCTCCACAGGCTTACCAATCTCAGAGGGATGGCCTGGTCAGAATGAGCCCTGCCCCTCTGGATGTCCCCCCACCATCAGCAGCACAGGCCAATTCACTTTACCACCAGGAGCCCAGTGCACGGGATAGATACCCTCCAGATGGCTACTATCCACAAGGTGCCCAGCCTCCACCCATGAGGACCTATGTCAGG ggaCCATCATATGGTGGGTCGCAGCCCAGCCTTGACTACCTGCACCGTCGTCGCCAGGAGCTTTTATCACAGCTGGAGGAAAGGAAGGTCATCTCCCCTCCACCATTTGCTGCCTCCCCCACTCTTTCCCATTCCTTCCCCAGCGACTATCCTCCAGAG TACGGGGAGGAGAGCTCCAAAACCATGATGAAATGCAGAGAGCCTGACTACGCAGGGCAATACTCCCCCTGGTCTTGTGAAACCATTGGCTCCTACATTGGCACAAAGGACGCCAAACCCAAAGATGTTATGGTTCCTGGCACCATGGAGATGATG AATGTGGAAGCTAAGGATCTGAGAGAACCATCGCTGGAGGCCCCTAGGAGGGGTACAGAAGTCAAGGATGATGACCCGATTATCCCGTTTGGCCCCCAGCCCACTGTATCACGCTTCGGTGCCATTTCCCGCACCTCAAAGACTGGCTACCAGACCACCTGCCCTGTGCAGGCTATGGCCTCCACTCCCCAGAACCCAAACTCTAAACACATGGCTATGCCAG AATACACATACGGAGGTCATGTAGGATGGGGTGGAGCTTCATACCCCTCCCACCAGGCTGCCTCTGCCTCTCAGGGACACTTAAGTGAGCG CCTACCTATGGCAGCTCCAGACAGAGAACAGTTAAAGATTGAGCTGCAGCAGGTCAACCAGCAGATCAACCAACAGACCCAGATGCGAAGCATTGAG GCTGCCAGtaactctctgctgctgcagagggaggCCAGCTCGTTGGCAGGACAGCCTGTGCAGTCCAGTCAGAGCCAGGCGGCAGCAGtagcccagcagcagcagcaggccaaatggccagcagggggagcaAACACAGTAGCTGTATCCAGTGAACAGCTAAGCCTGGAGCTCCaccaggtggagagagagattgGCAAGAGGACCCGAGAGATGGCTTTG GAAAACCAAGTAGCCCATGATGTTCAGCAGTACAAGATGAAACCTGCAGAGAACGGACAACCAGAGCACAAGACACAGCTGGAAGAAATCTCGCTGGCTCTTGG CGAGGTGTCAAACGGCTCCAGCAGTCTGCAAGAAAGTGCAGTGGGCGGGTCCATGCTGTCACTGACCAATAAGACGTCTGCGTTGAACATGTGCTCTGACCCTGGTGCCACTGGTTCAGAGATGCAGAAGAATGGCGTCGTCCATTCCTGCTCTTAg